One Pyrococcus furiosus DSM 3638 genomic region harbors:
- a CDS encoding formate--phosphoribosylaminoimidazolecarboxamide ligase family protein, which yields MISREQILEVLEKYDKEKITIGVIGSHSALDITDGAKEEGFPTLVVAQRGRHKTYEKYFKLRKTRDGLVKGFIDEVIVLEKFSQIIDIQEELRKRNVIFIPNRSFVVYTGIDRVENEFLVPMFGTRSLLRTEERSEEKSYYWLLEKAKLPYPEEVKPEEIDEVGLVIVKLPHAKKRLERGFFTAASYKEFKEKSEKLIRLGVITREDLEKARIERYIIGPVFNFDFFYSPIDEEIELLGIDWRFETSLDGHVRLPAAQQLTLPEWQFEPEYTVCGHASSTLRESLLEKVFDMAEKYVEATKKYYPPGIIGPFTLQTAVDKDLNFYIYDVAPRTGGGTNIHMAMGHPYGNSLWRKPMSTGRRIALEIKRAIELDELEKVVT from the coding sequence ATGATATCAAGAGAGCAAATACTGGAGGTTTTAGAGAAATATGACAAGGAAAAAATAACCATAGGAGTAATAGGAAGTCATTCAGCCCTTGACATAACTGATGGGGCAAAGGAAGAAGGCTTTCCAACCCTAGTAGTTGCCCAAAGGGGAAGGCACAAGACATATGAGAAGTATTTTAAGCTGAGGAAAACAAGAGACGGCTTGGTAAAGGGGTTCATCGATGAAGTCATAGTTCTGGAGAAGTTCTCACAGATTATAGACATTCAAGAAGAACTCAGAAAGAGAAATGTAATATTCATCCCCAATAGATCTTTCGTTGTTTATACTGGAATAGACAGAGTCGAAAACGAATTCCTGGTGCCAATGTTTGGAACAAGGTCACTCCTAAGGACGGAAGAGAGAAGTGAGGAGAAGAGCTACTATTGGTTACTAGAGAAAGCAAAACTACCTTATCCAGAAGAAGTTAAGCCCGAGGAGATTGATGAGGTTGGTCTAGTGATAGTAAAGCTCCCTCACGCAAAGAAAAGGCTTGAAAGAGGATTCTTCACGGCAGCAAGCTATAAAGAGTTCAAAGAAAAGTCAGAAAAGTTAATAAGGCTTGGTGTAATCACAAGAGAAGACCTAGAGAAAGCAAGAATAGAAAGGTACATAATTGGCCCAGTCTTCAACTTCGACTTCTTCTATTCCCCAATCGATGAGGAAATAGAACTTCTGGGAATTGATTGGCGTTTTGAGACAAGCTTGGATGGACACGTGAGACTTCCAGCAGCCCAGCAGTTAACTCTTCCAGAATGGCAATTTGAGCCAGAATACACGGTTTGCGGTCATGCTTCATCAACATTAAGGGAGAGTCTCCTTGAAAAGGTCTTTGACATGGCTGAGAAGTATGTAGAGGCTACTAAGAAGTACTATCCTCCAGGGATAATAGGCCCCTTCACCCTTCAGACTGCAGTTGATAAAGATCTGAACTTCTACATCTATGACGTAGCGCCAAGAACAGGTGGTGGAACGAACATACACATGGCCATGGGCCATCCCTATGGCAACTCCCTTTGGAGAAAACCAATGAGCACTGGAAGAAGAATAGCATTGGAGATAAAGAGGGCAATTGAGCTCGACGAATTGGAGAAGGTAGTCACTTGA
- the purD gene encoding phosphoribosylamine--glycine ligase, producing the protein MKVLLVGGGGREHAIGEALVKGGAELYVVSKHKNPGLARIAKDYGLARETDVEKVVEFAEKWKVDFAFIGPEAPLEAGVVNALEERGIPAVGPTKEAARLETNKAWAREFMERNKIPGRKLFRVFDDPKEMKEWIDEFGKPVVVKPLGLTGGKGVKVVGYQLKDNEEAKEYAEYLIRKDGKVLIEERTDGVEFTFQVFSDGKKVVPMPLAQDYPHAYEGDVGPITGGMGSYSCSNHLLPFITKSDWEKALETLQKTVEAMYKEGYPYKGILYGQFMLSKDGPVIIEYNARFGDPEAINVLSILEDNLVEISERIIDGNLRDVKFSNMATVVKYIAPQGYPENPIKGVRIEVNEDKIREEGARLIFASIDENYTLLGSRALAVVGVSENLEEAEKIAQSAIRHVKGPIFYRKDVGTRESIEKRIKIMKSLRGDFDVNSC; encoded by the coding sequence GTGAAAGTTCTTTTAGTAGGTGGGGGAGGTAGAGAGCACGCAATTGGTGAAGCCCTTGTAAAAGGAGGAGCAGAGCTCTATGTAGTTTCGAAACATAAAAACCCAGGACTTGCTAGAATCGCCAAAGACTATGGTTTAGCAAGGGAAACTGATGTAGAAAAAGTCGTTGAATTTGCAGAGAAATGGAAAGTTGACTTCGCATTCATAGGGCCAGAAGCTCCACTTGAAGCTGGAGTAGTTAACGCCCTAGAAGAAAGAGGAATTCCCGCCGTAGGGCCCACTAAAGAGGCCGCAAGGTTAGAGACTAATAAGGCTTGGGCAAGAGAGTTCATGGAGAGGAACAAAATCCCAGGGAGAAAATTGTTTAGAGTCTTTGACGATCCAAAGGAAATGAAAGAGTGGATTGATGAGTTTGGAAAGCCCGTCGTCGTGAAACCTCTCGGCCTTACAGGTGGAAAGGGAGTCAAGGTTGTTGGTTACCAACTCAAGGACAATGAAGAAGCCAAGGAATATGCCGAATATCTAATTAGAAAGGACGGAAAAGTACTTATTGAAGAGAGAACTGATGGTGTCGAATTCACATTTCAAGTGTTTAGCGATGGCAAAAAAGTAGTCCCAATGCCGTTAGCTCAAGACTATCCTCACGCCTACGAGGGGGACGTAGGGCCTATTACAGGTGGAATGGGAAGCTACTCCTGCTCAAATCACTTACTCCCATTCATAACTAAATCTGACTGGGAAAAAGCCCTAGAAACATTGCAAAAGACTGTAGAAGCTATGTATAAAGAGGGATATCCCTATAAGGGCATACTTTACGGTCAATTCATGCTCTCGAAGGACGGGCCCGTGATAATAGAGTACAATGCGAGGTTTGGAGATCCCGAAGCAATAAACGTTTTGTCAATTCTAGAGGATAATCTCGTTGAAATATCGGAAAGAATCATTGACGGCAATTTAAGAGATGTTAAGTTCTCAAATATGGCAACCGTTGTGAAGTACATAGCCCCCCAGGGATATCCAGAAAACCCAATTAAGGGAGTTAGAATCGAAGTAAACGAAGATAAAATAAGGGAAGAAGGGGCAAGACTAATTTTTGCTTCTATAGATGAGAACTACACCCTCCTGGGCTCTAGAGCATTGGCTGTAGTTGGAGTATCAGAAAACCTTGAAGAAGCTGAAAAGATCGCTCAATCAGCCATAAGGCATGTTAAAGGACCAATCTTCTATAGAAAAGATGTCGGAACAAGAGAAAGCATAGAAAAGAGAATAAAAATTATGAAATCTCTCAGAGGAGATTTTGATGTTAATTCTTGCTGA
- a CDS encoding 5-(carboxyamino)imidazole ribonucleotide synthase, whose product MIVGILGGGQLAKMMAQEAKKMGFKVAILDPQEEPPAKGVSDYHILGSFKDEKAIRKLAEISDVLTYDIEHINVQALKELEKEGVQIYPSPRVLEIIQDKLVQMQVMKEAGIPVPRFIKADKDELVDKALEFGFPLVQKTRREGYDGKGVAVIRDKSELAKLIPADSMLQEFVNIEKEIAVMVARDQEGNTVAYPVVEMTFNEANILDMLIAPARIEEEIAEEAKRIAIKAVKALDGVGIFGVEMFLTKDGEVYLNEIAPRPHNSGHYTIEACLTSQFEQHIRAITGLPLGSSELLIPAVMFNLLGEGNGKPKVIGMKEALKFPGVYVHIYGKSVVKPLRKMGHVTVVNRNLEKALEIAHKVKKVIKVVGDA is encoded by the coding sequence ATGATAGTGGGAATTCTTGGAGGGGGTCAATTAGCTAAGATGATGGCTCAGGAAGCCAAGAAAATGGGCTTTAAAGTAGCTATCCTTGATCCTCAAGAAGAACCTCCAGCTAAAGGAGTTTCCGATTATCATATTCTAGGTAGCTTTAAAGACGAGAAAGCTATAAGAAAATTAGCAGAGATATCTGATGTTCTAACGTACGATATAGAGCACATAAATGTTCAAGCTCTAAAAGAGCTTGAGAAGGAAGGTGTGCAAATATATCCATCACCTAGGGTTCTGGAAATAATTCAGGATAAACTAGTACAAATGCAGGTTATGAAGGAGGCTGGAATTCCTGTCCCACGCTTTATAAAAGCAGATAAAGACGAGTTGGTTGACAAGGCCTTAGAATTTGGATTTCCTTTAGTTCAAAAGACTAGAAGAGAAGGATATGATGGAAAAGGAGTAGCAGTTATAAGAGACAAAAGTGAGCTAGCTAAATTGATTCCTGCAGACTCAATGCTTCAGGAGTTCGTAAACATAGAAAAAGAGATTGCCGTAATGGTGGCTAGAGATCAGGAGGGGAATACTGTAGCATATCCTGTTGTTGAGATGACGTTTAACGAGGCAAATATACTCGATATGCTCATTGCACCCGCAAGGATTGAGGAGGAAATAGCTGAAGAAGCAAAGAGAATTGCAATAAAGGCTGTAAAAGCTTTAGATGGGGTGGGAATATTTGGAGTAGAGATGTTTCTGACAAAAGATGGGGAGGTGTATCTTAACGAAATAGCTCCAAGGCCCCATAATTCAGGTCATTACACTATAGAGGCTTGCCTAACAAGCCAGTTTGAACAGCATATAAGAGCTATAACAGGTCTCCCGCTGGGAAGTTCTGAGCTTTTAATTCCCGCGGTAATGTTTAACCTCCTTGGAGAAGGAAACGGGAAGCCAAAGGTTATTGGAATGAAGGAAGCTCTTAAATTCCCAGGAGTGTATGTCCATATTTATGGAAAGTCCGTTGTTAAGCCTCTAAGAAAGATGGGTCATGTAACCGTCGTAAATAGAAATTTGGAAAAGGCCTTAGAGATTGCCCACAAAGTTAAGAAGGTAATAAAGGTGGTTGGAGATGCCTAA
- the purE gene encoding 5-(carboxyamino)imidazole ribonucleotide mutase, whose amino-acid sequence MPKVGIIMGSDSDLPVMKEAAKVLEEFGVDYEITIVSAHRTPERMYEYAKTARERGIEVIIAGAGGAAHLPGMTASITTLPVIGVPVKSRALNGLDSLLSIVQMPAGVPVATVAINNAKNAALLALRILSIKYPEIAEKLEKYKEEMRKTVEEKAKKLEEVGWKEYLGEE is encoded by the coding sequence ATGCCTAAAGTTGGAATCATAATGGGTAGTGATTCAGATTTGCCCGTAATGAAGGAAGCAGCTAAAGTTCTGGAAGAGTTTGGAGTAGATTATGAAATAACAATAGTCTCGGCACACAGAACACCAGAGAGAATGTACGAGTATGCAAAAACTGCCAGAGAGAGGGGAATTGAAGTTATTATTGCAGGTGCTGGAGGTGCAGCCCATCTTCCTGGAATGACGGCCTCGATAACAACTCTTCCTGTAATAGGAGTTCCAGTTAAAAGTAGGGCCTTGAATGGACTAGATTCTCTGCTTTCCATAGTTCAAATGCCAGCAGGTGTTCCTGTTGCTACTGTAGCCATAAACAATGCTAAGAATGCTGCTTTACTTGCTCTCAGAATTCTTTCTATAAAGTATCCAGAGATTGCCGAAAAACTAGAAAAGTACAAAGAAGAGATGAGAAAAACAGTTGAGGAAAAAGCTAAAAAGCTCGAAGAGGTTGGTTGGAAAGAATATCTGGGAGAGGAATGA
- a CDS encoding alanyl-tRNA editing protein yields the protein MIEIRTHTALHVLKGAVVKVLGEGAKWTASVYVNGNHGRLTVKFNRKPTHEEIREIERLANEKIKENVPIQIYELSREEAEKIFGDEMYDLFPVPEHVRTLKVVVIEDWNVNACNKEHTKTTGEIGEIKIRKVRFRKSKELLEISFDVL from the coding sequence ATGATAGAAATCAGAACTCATACAGCCTTACATGTTCTAAAAGGCGCGGTTGTAAAAGTTTTGGGTGAAGGTGCTAAATGGACGGCAAGTGTTTATGTAAATGGAAACCACGGAAGATTAACTGTTAAGTTCAACAGAAAACCAACCCATGAAGAAATTAGAGAAATAGAAAGGCTCGCAAATGAAAAAATCAAGGAGAATGTTCCCATACAAATATATGAACTTTCCAGGGAAGAGGCAGAAAAAATATTTGGGGATGAAATGTATGATCTCTTTCCAGTTCCAGAACACGTCAGGACTCTTAAAGTTGTAGTCATCGAAGACTGGAATGTCAATGCATGCAACAAGGAACATACAAAGACAACTGGTGAAATAGGGGAGATAAAAATAAGGAAAGTTAGGTTCAGAAAATCCAAGGAACTTCTTGAAATAAGTTTTGATGTATTATAA